AAGAATTGTCCGAAGGGATTTGCCGACCGACTGAATCCACCATTTATCCCGCCCTTGATCAGCTTATGAAAGGTGGATATGTGACGATACAAGAAGTCTCCGCTGGGATGAGGACAAGAAAAGTATATTCTCTAAACGAGCAAGGCAGGAGCGCTTATCGCACTGCCGCCAAAGCATACGGAGAAATAATTCCCCTACTCCGCGAAGCAATAATGCTCTAAAATTGGTTATATTTAAAAATAACAAAATCTTGGTCTAAGATAAAAACGTAACAATTCTTCCGCGGTCGCGGAAGAATTGTTACGTTTCAGGGCTTGATAAGTGCCTAGAAGAAGTAAGATATTTTAAATTCTTGAGTTATAAAAAGTTAACAGCGATAAAAAGCAAGAGCGGACAGCTGCTCTTGCCGTCCGCCGGTCACCCGAGAAGCTCGTTATG
The window above is part of the Patescibacteria group bacterium genome. Proteins encoded here:
- a CDS encoding PadR family transcriptional regulator; this encodes MDLENPGYWRKLINQGMIRFFLLKVLYKDKESYGYKLVKRIEELSEGICRPTESTIYPALDQLMKGGYVTIQEVSAGMRTRKVYSLNEQGRSAYRTAAKAYGEIIPLLREAIML